ATTAGTTTTAAAATATCACGTTCACGCGGGGTGAGCTGTTCAATATCACGCTCACCTTCAGAACGATCTTCACGTAATGATTCAGCTAAAATAGGCGTTAATGCAGGGCTGACAACCATTTTTCCGGCAGCCGCCTGTTTAAGTGCCGCAAGTAATTCTTCAGGTTCCATATCTTTTAGAAGATAACCATCAGCACCACGTTTTAGTGCTGTTACTAAGTCATCACTGTAATTTGAGACACTAAAAACTACGATCCTGCCTGACAATGATTTTAATCGCAGTTGATCGAGTGTCTCAAAGCCGTTCATTCCTGGCATATTTAGATCGAGTAAGATTAAATCGGGATCGAGTTCCTCTGCTAATTTTACACCTTGTAGCCCATCACCCGCTTCCCCAACGACAGTTAATGTTGCATCAAGACTTAAGAGTTGTTTTACGCCATTGCGTAACATTGGATGATCATCAATCAGTAAAATTGTCGCTTTTTCTGTGGGTGGAACCATATTATTCATTACGACTTGCTCCATTTTGGACAGGATCTTTATGAGTAGTTATTAATGGAAATTTAACAAACACTTGAGTACCGCCCTGTTCACGTACTTTTATAGTATAAGAACCATTTAGGCTATTTGCGCGCTCTCGCATAATAATAAGACCATAATGATTTAATTTTTCAGGGTTAGGGCTAATTCCTTCACCATTATCATTAATTTTTAGTTCTACTTGCCCATTATTAAGGCTTAAAGAGACTTCAGCCCAGTTTGCATTGGCATGTTGCAAAATATTATTTAATGCTTCACGTACAATTTGAACAACATGGATGCTTTGATGTGAATTGACACATTTTGCTGGTAGCTGATAATCAAAATTAATAGCAAAACCAAGGCGTTGATTAAATTCATTGAGTGTGCTTTCTAGTGCGGCAAGCAATCCAGGCTCTGTGAGTTTTAAACGAAATGTCGTTAATAATTCTCTTAATTGTCGATATGCGACATTCAGTTCTTCACGCATCTCTTTAAGTAATTTTTGGCAATTATCTGGAAGGGTCTCAGACTGCATTTGCAAATAGCTAACCTGCATTTTTAAACATGATAACGATTGTGCAATTGAGTCATGCAATTCACGTGCAATCGCTGAGCGCTCATCCATCAATAGTAGCTGTTGCTGTTGCTCGTTTTGTTGTTCCATTGCCAGCATTGCTGAAATTTGTTTTGTGAGTAATAACATGAGATTTTTTTGCTCATCACTCAACACCATATTTTCAGGTAATTGCATAACAAACAAGCCATAACGATGGATCTGATCGGCGAGTTCCCAATGCAGTAGTTCACTACGTTGTGGTATTTCGGTAAAAGAGATTTCTTCACAACGTTCGCACTCTTTATCAGGGCAATGCTCAGGGCGAGATTTTGGCGCTAAACTAATTTCATTAAACAACGTGTGGTGATTATCTTCATATAAACGTATTTGCAAATAAGCATCAGGAATAATTTGTTGAAGCTCAAATAATATTTGTCTTAATCGAGCGCAAAGAGGCGTGGGTGAATGCAATTGTTGACTCGAATGATAGAGGTAAGAGAGTACTTTATTCTTTTGTTGTAAATCGTGAGTTTTCTCAATCACTCTTTTTTCTAGCTCGCTATAAAGTGTAGAAAGCTCTTCTGACATAGTATTAAGTGCAATACCGAGTGTGGCGATTTCATCGTGATGTGTGCGTTGGTGAAAGCGGGCAGAAAAATTACCATGACCAATCGAGTTCGCCATTGCCATTAATTGCTGCCAAGGGTGAAGTAAACGGCGGCGGAAATGCCAAACAGAGCCAAATAACAATAACAGTGTGAGTGCAGTGAAAATCAGTTGCGTATAAGCCACCAACCTTATTTTTTGTTCTGTTAACTGATCTATGCTTAATACTAACTTGTCTAATTGAGAAACAAACAAGGCGACTTCTTGTTTTGCATCATCTCGTTGTTGTGCATAGAGCAAGGTTGGTTTTAAGGTTTCCTTCCAGTATGTATTTAATTGAGCATATTGTGATTGTAACGATGCATTACTCAGGACTTGAAGTAACTCATTGCTGTCTAAATCGGTTTCTAATTCATGAAGGTAATAACGATGTTGTTCATCTAGGGGTAAAGCAGATAGTAAGCGATAGCTTTGCATTCGTAGCGATCCAGACTTATTAATCGCATGAGCATTACCTTGTACACTCAAAATAATATGGTTAGAAATCGCCATGCCTACCACACCCAATAGAGTGAAAAGTAACATTAATATCGCAATTTGATTAATAATTGAAAAACGGTAGTGCCATTGGACTTTATGAGTACTCATCGTTATTTTTCCAAATTTATTCTGGCGCTATATTGCCTTAAAAACTCATCAAATGTCACATACTACTAAAGTATTACCCCTAAATAGCCAGTAGGTGTAATTTCACTTACAAAGTATAGTGTTTTTTATTTAACTTGTTAATTTAAAATGAAAAATTAAGACTAACCCTATTAATACTTAGGTGTGAATAATACAATCAGTCTAAAAATCAAACAAAACCTTGCTTGATGCAGATCATGACTTATTAACAAATCTAATCGTAAAAAGGTGCCAATCTAACCGTTAATCGAGGTTGTTATGGCACTCACTCAACACCCAGAAAAAATGAGAAAAGGGGTGATCGAAGATTGGCATCCTGAAGATAAAGCTTTTTGGGAAAAGACTGGTCAAAAGATCGCTTCACGCAATTTATGGATTTCTGTTCCTTGTTTACTTTTATCGTTCTGTGTATGGATGCTTTTTAGTGCCGTTGCAGTAAATTTGAACAAAGTAGGTTTTAACTTTACCACAGATCAGTTGTTTATGCTGACGGCATTGCCTTCTGTATCTGGCGCTATTTTGCGCGTTCCTTACTCTTTTGTTATTCCTATCTTTGGTGGTCGTCGCTGGACAGCAATCAGCACGGTATTTCTGATTATTCCTTGTATTTGGCTGGGTTTTGCAGTGCAAGACACGACAACGACCTATTCAACCTTTATTGTCATTTCTCTATTATGTGGGTTTGCTGGGGCAAACTTTGCATCCAGTATGGCAAACATTAGCTTTTTCTTTCCTAAAGCACGTCAAGGTGGTGCATTAGGATTAAATGGTGGATTAGGTAATCTGGGTGTCAGTGTTATGCAGTTAGTCGCACCATTAGTGATTGGTGTTGGCGTTTTTGCAATGTTTAGTGGTCCGGGTGTTGTTCAGCCAGATGGTTCACGTTTATGGTTAGAAAATGCCGCGTGGATTTGGGTTCCTTTCTTACTTATTCTGACATTTGCGGCATGGTTTGGTATGAACGACCTTGCGGCGAATAAAGCCTCTTTAAGCCAGCAATTACCCGTTTTAAAACGTGGTCACCTCTGGTTATTAAGTATTTTATACCTGTGTTCTTTTGGTTCATTTATCGGTTTTTCAGCGGGTTTTGCTATGTTATCTAAAACCCAATTCCCAGATATCGTTATTTTACATTATGCCTTCTTTGGGCCTTTATTAGGTGCCTTAGCTCGCCCTGTGGGTGGCGCTTTGTCTGATAAATTTGGAGGGATTAGAGTCACGCTGATTAACTTTATCATCATGGCAATTTTCTCTGCTCTACTTTTCTTAACACTACCTGAAAACGGTGCTGGTGGCTCATTTATCGCGTTTTATGGCGTCTTTATGGTGCTGTTTTTAACCGCAGGTTTAGGTAGTGGTTCTACATTCCAAATGATTGCAGTGGTGTTTAGAAAAATTACTGTTGACCGTATGAAAGCACAAGGTGCTTCCGATGAAGCTGCTCAAAAAGAAGCGGTAACAGAAAGTGCGGCTGCGCTTGGTTTTATCTCTGCAATTGGTGCAATTGGTGGCTTCTTTATTCCTAAAGCTTTTGGCACATCACTTGCAATGACTGGCTCACCTGCCGGAGCCATGAAAATCTTTGTTCTATTTTATATCGCCTGCGTCTTGATCACTTGGTTGGTCTATGGACGTAAACACAATAAACAATAATGAC
This portion of the Proteus vulgaris genome encodes:
- the narL gene encoding two-component system response regulator NarL, with the protein product MVPPTEKATILLIDDHPMLRNGVKQLLSLDATLTVVGEAGDGLQGVKLAEELDPDLILLDLNMPGMNGFETLDQLRLKSLSGRIVVFSVSNYSDDLVTALKRGADGYLLKDMEPEELLAALKQAAAGKMVVSPALTPILAESLREDRSEGERDIEQLTPRERDILKLIAQGLSNKMIARKLDITESTVKVHVKHLLKKMKLKSRVEVAVWVHQQRVD
- the narX gene encoding nitrate/nitrite two-component system sensor histidine kinase NarX — translated: MSTHKVQWHYRFSIINQIAILMLLFTLLGVVGMAISNHIILSVQGNAHAINKSGSLRMQSYRLLSALPLDEQHRYYLHELETDLDSNELLQVLSNASLQSQYAQLNTYWKETLKPTLLYAQQRDDAKQEVALFVSQLDKLVLSIDQLTEQKIRLVAYTQLIFTALTLLLLFGSVWHFRRRLLHPWQQLMAMANSIGHGNFSARFHQRTHHDEIATLGIALNTMSEELSTLYSELEKRVIEKTHDLQQKNKVLSYLYHSSQQLHSPTPLCARLRQILFELQQIIPDAYLQIRLYEDNHHTLFNEISLAPKSRPEHCPDKECERCEEISFTEIPQRSELLHWELADQIHRYGLFVMQLPENMVLSDEQKNLMLLLTKQISAMLAMEQQNEQQQQLLLMDERSAIARELHDSIAQSLSCLKMQVSYLQMQSETLPDNCQKLLKEMREELNVAYRQLRELLTTFRLKLTEPGLLAALESTLNEFNQRLGFAINFDYQLPAKCVNSHQSIHVVQIVREALNNILQHANANWAEVSLSLNNGQVELKINDNGEGISPNPEKLNHYGLIIMRERANSLNGSYTIKVREQGGTQVFVKFPLITTHKDPVQNGASRNE
- a CDS encoding NarK family nitrate/nitrite MFS transporter; translation: MALTQHPEKMRKGVIEDWHPEDKAFWEKTGQKIASRNLWISVPCLLLSFCVWMLFSAVAVNLNKVGFNFTTDQLFMLTALPSVSGAILRVPYSFVIPIFGGRRWTAISTVFLIIPCIWLGFAVQDTTTTYSTFIVISLLCGFAGANFASSMANISFFFPKARQGGALGLNGGLGNLGVSVMQLVAPLVIGVGVFAMFSGPGVVQPDGSRLWLENAAWIWVPFLLILTFAAWFGMNDLAANKASLSQQLPVLKRGHLWLLSILYLCSFGSFIGFSAGFAMLSKTQFPDIVILHYAFFGPLLGALARPVGGALSDKFGGIRVTLINFIIMAIFSALLFLTLPENGAGGSFIAFYGVFMVLFLTAGLGSGSTFQMIAVVFRKITVDRMKAQGASDEAAQKEAVTESAAALGFISAIGAIGGFFIPKAFGTSLAMTGSPAGAMKIFVLFYIACVLITWLVYGRKHNKQ